The Spinacia oleracea cultivar Varoflay chromosome 2, BTI_SOV_V1, whole genome shotgun sequence DNA segment agaactaGCAGTTTCTACGACCACTGTTTCTTCAAaggattccagattgttgatcttggtgagaaTGGTGGCACGAGTGGCATTGGCTTGATCTGAGTAGTGTTGGAGATTGGTTCGAAGGGTCTTTACATTGTCAACCAAGGCACCAATGTGAGCTTGCATTACACTGATCCCGTGGTCTGTTCCTTCCTGCAGTTCCACCAAGCGAGCAACTGTAGCCTTGAGTTCCACAATCTGGTAATcttttgtgttccaggcaccacCATGATCCTGAACATGTTCCTGtgcagatggaacacgacgagatTTGGATTTCCTGGAGGACTTAGGTGTCTTGGTCTTTGGCACAGCATCTTCAGGCAGTTCCTCCTGCTTGATAGGAACATCATCCTcttctatgggcatctccttgacctCCCCTTCCTCATTAATTTCCATAAAGATTGGGCCTCTCTTCTTGTTTTCTTGCATAGCCACCCTCATATTTTCCCTTTTCCCTTGGGATCCTACactctttcttttccctttaggAACTCGAGACAAAGTCACCTCCAAGTgatcgagttcctcctcctcttcttctttaACTACGATACCCTCTTGATCTTCTTCATCCTGTTTCTCTTCTTtgccagccctaatgactttgccCTGAACCATATTAAGGTTTAACAGATTAAGCATTTCAAGTTGTAGGATTTGGGTCGATTTTAGAGGGAGGACATAGTAGGgactaaggtcaactgagaagcttttgaagatttcagtgAGAAGGGAAGAGTAtgggattttgtatttggggatacaggtggagagatgtttgatcatgattgctggaaagtttatgggaatttttaTTTTGAGGCAATACATGAggcatgcatcaaacagactggCTATGTttcttttctgagttcgaggaactacacctctccacacaatattgaaTAATAATTTTTGAAGGGGAGAGAAACATTTGTGTTTTGTGGAGGTGGAAACTTTGGAATCTCCTCCGATGGAACCAACAATATCATTCTCATCTACATTGTCAATTGTCACTGTAATTTGACCTTTcaaccacatatcaaaacccctattgggtgtaccaaacagctgttccagataagaagcatcaaattcgatgcgagtgcCATTCACTTTACTcgaacatacattatcaacacaagtaaagtttttgcaaaattctttcatagcttcggGAATTAAAGGCGATTTGGCATAGTTACTCAACAGTCTTACCCATTTTTGGTGTTCGAGGATCTCCATCAACTCATTGAACTTCGTAGCTTCACGCCATGTTGAATTAATTGCAAACCCTTCCACCAGATTGTTCTCCTTTGCAGAGAGTTTCTTGGAGCTCTTTCCTTCCCCCTGACTTTGAGCACTCTCCTGTAGTTCCTCTGTTTCCTCAAGTTGTTCACCAGAAGTTTCTACCTGAcggtttttggattttcttgtggaggatctagggtttgaaattggggatttcatttcaatGTTAGTGTCGATTGGTTCCCCCTGAGTAATTGCTAGTATGGGGTTGTGAGATCGGAGGGGAATTGGTGATTgcatgggtgaggtatccatgggaactggagaAGATGGATTTCTTTTTCGTTTGAGAGAAGTGAGATCGCTGTTGTTGCtggtgagaaccatggtgaagAGTTTTTATAGGTGGGAGGAGAGGTGGTGTCAGCGGAGAAAGCGTGTGAGAGTGGAAAAAGGGGATTGTATGGGTTGAATGCGGGAAGTGAAGAGTTTCttctatttattgccaatggaaccgtccTAAATGTTCTTTGAATGTGggtatttgattttgaattttaaaagtttgttaaaaaatattttaaaagtaaaaataataaaaaataaaaatggaaaaattgTTTGACTTAGTTTTGACTTGCCTAATTTTGCATCTTAGAATTAAccagtttgaaaggaactgcttacctagCACATTTGTAGTGTGAGTCTGTCTGCCAcaatggtaagcttcaactatgtttgcacacaaaattttgtttttgtaatagtctatacgTACCATAGTTTTCGTCTTTGTCTTGGAGGAACTTCAATTTGCAATTACCTTAGATTGATCATTCCTAGTTCCatcctcattttctcatgtttctccctGTTTAAAGGCTTAGTCAAAatgtcagcaatttggtgatcagtttggcaaaaatctaacttaattaatcctttctcaacattatctttaaggaaatggtgtctaatgtggatgtgtttgacccgagaatgatgaaccggatcttttgaaatacaaataacactagtgttatcacaatagataggaacacaatcatagataataccaaaatctcttaactgttgttttatttatagtatttgagagcaacaagctgcagcagctacatactcagcttcagctgtggatagagcaacagtgttttgtttcttggaacccctagaaaccatgcatggaccaaggaactgtaccatatccgatgtgctttttctattcactaagtcacctgcatagtcAGCATCAGCATATCCTTTTAACTCTaatgatccacttcttggatagaataggcataggtcatcagttcctttgagatatcttagtattttTTTTACAGCAGTTaagtgggactcctttggattgaTTGAAaccttgcacatagtcctacactaaaagaaatttCAGGTCTACTAGCTGTTAAGTATAATAGTGACCCAATCATACCTCTATACTTAGTTTGAtttacacttttcccatttggatcagtgtctaatctggtagctgttcccatgggagtgtgattcactttggctgattctagctcatattctTTAGGAGTttcttcacatacttttgttggtggttCATGATTCCTTCCTCAGTTTGCTTGATTTGCAAACCAAGGaaaaagttgagttcccccatcatgctcatttcaaattcactgctcatcaagttcgcaaaatccttgcacaagttCTCATTAGTttctccaaataatatatcatcaacataaatttgaactactaacaagtcagttcctctagattttagaAACAAAGTTTTATCTATTCTGCCCCTTTTGAAATCATTTTgtaggaggaactttgatagtctttcataccaagatctagggcttgttttagtccatagagagccttatctagcttgtaaatatgatttggaaattcggaaTTTTCAAAGCCAGGAGGTTGTTCTACATAGACATCctcttctaagaaaccatttaaaaaagcacatttaacatccatttgataaagtttaaaacccatgaaagcagcaaaagcaattaaaattctaatggcttctaatctagtaACAGGTGCAAAAGTTTCTTCGAAGTCAATACGTTCCTGTTGGTTAtagcctttgaccactaaccttgccttgttccttatgattgttgcatgttcatctttcttgttccggaacccCCATTTTAGTCCTATTactttctggtgctttggtttgggttccaagtgccacactttgtttcttttgaattcattcaattcttcttgcatggctatgatccagtcagcatcttccagagcctcaatgtgatttcttggctcaaatatggagaggaacacGTGGAATGCACAGAAGTTACTTAGCTATGACCTTGTCTGATTTCCTTTTCTAATGTCACTcataatgagttccattggataAGATTtttgatgtttccaaggtctAGGTTGAAACTGAGCTGCTGGTGGTGAGGTATCTTCTTCAATTCCTTCTGTGACCTGAGTTCCTTGTTGATCAGTGTGGAGTTCCTCAGGTTCTGTAGTtatttctggatcttcttggattTCTTCGTGTTCCTCTTGTACAGGAGcttcttgattttgttaaaCAGTTCCTCTGCCTGGTTGCCTGCttggttggaactcctcatcattgtcTGCAGCACGAGACAAACCAATTTCGAAATGTTCTAGTTCCTGTACTGTATCAGTTTttttagattcatcaaatattatgtgtacactttcctcaacgcaCATTGACCTTTTGTTATAGACTCTGTAAGCTTTTCTATTTagagcatatcctaggaacactgcctcatcacttctttcatcaaactttccCAAGTTCCTTTTGCCATTGTTGTGAACAAAACATTTACTACCAaaagctctaaagtaagagatattGGGTTTAATACCTTTTAGCAGTTCATAGggagttttatttaaaattgctcgaatcataactctattaaTAATATAGCAAGttgtattgactgcttcagcccaaaAGTTCCTgggcaaggaactggctattaacatggttcttgccatgtcttcCAAGGTTCTGTTTTTTCTCTCAactactccattttgttgtggagttctgggagctgagaaattgtgatccataccttgttccttgcattattcatcgaatttgtagttttcaaacTCTGTTCCATTATcggatcttatatggatcaatTGATGACCTGTAGTTTTCTAGATTTTCTTTAAAAATGTGACAAACTCATCAAATGTTTCAtctttgcttgttagaaatacgacccaagtaaagcgagaataatcatcaacaataactaaaacaTATCTTTTCCCACTTCTACTTTGGATTCGCATTGGTCCGcacaagtccatatggatgagttccaaaggCTTTgttgtgcttaccaatttcttaggcttaaaggaacttcggacatgcttgccttttgcacatgcatcacagactttatcatttaggaacttgattgaggggagtcctcgaaccagttcctttgatcttagtttgtcgagcaatgagaaactagcatgtcaaAACTTCTTATGCCATAGTAGGGGATCTTCTTCAATGGCATTGAGGCAGgttaagttgttccttggaaccgtattgagatccacagaatatgtgttccctttacgagttccttccaaaataaccttcccagtgttattgttaaTAATTTGACAATTTGCAGAAGTGAAACTTACAGAGTTCCCTTTGCCACAAAATTGGGAAatacttagtagactgtgcattaatccctcgactaaaaatacattttcaatggcatgggaacttgaccttccaaattttccaattccaacaatttctcctttcatgttgtctccaaaggtcacagttcctccattgtaggcttctagtgagaggaatttagatttgtctcctgtcatgtgtttggaacacccgctgtcgagataccacgagctgttccccttcactagaatctgaaaagagatcaaaggttagttacaggaactcgggtttcatcgagttccttttcaactacaacatctgacttcttaacccatttttgctttacatagtttatgtttctttgatcctcttccttcatcttggaatattcagtacttacatgacttccacttcaacatgagaaacagactttCACACTTGGGAGttccacatactttttcttatgactagttttGTGGTTAAAACCTCAACCTTATGTTCTCttggattgagcattctcaatccacttGGGAGGAACCTTTGGTGGTTGTTTCTGGGCTCTGGCCATGGCTAGTTCCCTTTCTAGTTTCTCTttctgttcctttgtggtgatcaggtCTTTGTTTAATCTTTCTAGGTCGACATTGAAAATACCCATGTTaatttccaaggattttgtagggtctacacttaaattaaacatcttgTATTGACTGAGTTttacttgtagaaggatgttttcattccTAACTTTCTCGAATGATTCATTAATGAAGGTATTCCTATCTAGCAATTCAAAGAACCTACCTTGAACATCAGATCTAACATTGTTTAGATAATTCatatggtctttactgagttccagtGCTCTATCACTTTGAGCTTTTATTATACttaactttttataatcatctagagtttctagcaacagttcaattagctTTGACTTTGAAatacactgaagagtggaggaacttacttcttctggtGGAACTAGTTCAGTTCCATCCGTTCTTGCCATGAGGaaaagatttgcagtttcttcatttggttgttcctcatcatcttctgagtctgttgcttcgccccatgcagctatcatagcCTTTTTGAAGTTTGGCTTGTTAAAGGTGGACTTATTGTAGCGTTCCTTGACctgttcctttccttttcctttgacTTTGTCGTTTTCATACaaagggcattcacgaatttgatgatcagtttctccacatttgaagcaaccttgctcagttttggaactagcaGTTTTccttgcaaagttccttcctttctggttgcctggtttgaagttcctgtagAGCTTTCTCATCCTTCTGActagcatggcagcctcttcctcatctggttcagattcatcgagttcctcatcTTTCAGAGCAAGTCCTCGGTTTTTGGAGCTCTTAGGAaaagcagctccaagatgcagttcatgtgtcatcaaggaaccatcAAGTTGTTCATTGTTAAACTTTgtaaagtccttggtctcaaacagtgcagtaaCCTTTGTTCTtcaacgatcatcttgtggcatgctccttagtatctttcttacctgttcatcagtgggaatgattctaccaagagaaactaattcatttgttatgttagtaaatcgagTGAACATCTCTTGAATAATTTCTTtgggaagcatttcaaatctttcatatttagacatcaaaagatcaattttggaacgcttaacttcattagttccttcgtgggttacttgtagtagttcccaaatctgttttgcgttcttgcaccccatgaccctATTGTGTTCATGGGGTCCAAGTCCACAGTGTAAGATTTTAACAGCCATAGCATTTATCTCATATTTTTCAAAGTCTTCTTTggcaaattcagacattggtttaggaactacctcgttttctgcATTGGTTTTTGTTACCTCAAAATCTCCAACTTCTATCACACGCCACACTTGGtagttttcagctttgatgaatatctccatctTGTTCTTCTAGTATGAGTAAAACTtaccattgaacataggtggcctttgcgtGGAGTAGCCTTCTTCCaatttctcttgtgagttcatactacCAGGAACGTGACTCAAACAGGTTTTCCTGTGGTTTTAGTGAGtattggctctgataccaattgatattccagtaggaacacacacaagaaagggggggtgaattgtaattcgaACTTTAGGAGAGTTTCTTCGAAACTTAGAAataatcaaggaactgagaattaTAAAGGCAAAGAATAACAATTTCGAACACTTCTTGACAccaatcaagaagagaattcctttatattatggtaatgcctcgattataATAGTTCTCTGACTTGAGTTCCACTCAAACTCAAGTTCCTCACAGTGACCTACTCAGATCACTACTcacttttcttctctttctctcagacttaaactctaagtctttacaggataactctatcctctcTAATGTGAAAATACAATGCGTGTTATGAGAactcttaatattaataaaGCTTTAGTATATATATGGAACTTAGGAACTCAGGTTttgctaggacacaaactgttttagaaaagctTTAACAAAACGATTTAGGAATGTAAGactcttagaatgtttgtgtagTTTTTCCAATAGGATGTCTGGCCTTTTATAGAGTTTTATCCCTAGGTTTAGATCCCTTCAAAAACACAACTGCCAACTGCCAGTCACTTTGGtttccacgtcccttgacttgaggatcaagggaagaccacttctCCCTCAACTTCCTTAATCAATAAACGTGGTTTAGACCAAATAAACCACTTAGTTTTTACCAGAAATCAGTTTGTAGCTTTTACAAAATATTAGGAGGGATTTTAGGAATAtcaaaactgtttttatttagtAAACAAAATCTTTAaggaaaatctgatttttatttaacgaaaagaatcatttatttaattaaataatttcctTAAACCTTAGTCGCCTGATATAAGATAAATACACAAAGACAATCCTACGTTCCTCGAGTTCCTTATATATCAAAAGCAGAATTAATACTTTACACAAAATTTTAAGTACAGTAAACTACCTAGacttttatatctttcttttgTGAGGTATTCAgctctgaagcttcacttgttcctgCTCtagaacattgatgagttcctcttatgCTTATAGAGGAACTCGTAGCCATGAGTCTGTAGCTTTTCTTGTGAGTATGAAGAACACTCGATTTGTAATGTGTGTTGCTCCTTTGGTGACTTTGAAACTCTAGCTTGTATTGCTTCCAACTCAGGAACTCCAGTAGCTGTTCCAAGTGCATATCAGGAACTTCAACatcttattcaagttcctatcctaatagaactcaAGCACTCACCTGTCTAAAGTCATTAGCAAccacaatcaggaagtttgcaatatgtgtgtcatcaaccaaaacctagGAACAACACCATGCGAAACAATACGCGTTGTCTTTGAGGAATGCTTTGAGCTCCGACCTGATGTCGTCTGGTACATCACACCCAATGAAGAAGACTTGCTTTAGTTTGGCAGGATCTAAGATAACTTTGTCGAGTTGTTCAGACTTTGGTTCTTTGTAGCTTTTGGGGTGGAAAATGGACTGTAGTTTCTATAATGAGGATTTGTTGGTGGCGGAAGGCTTCAGTGCCTCTTTGTAACATTCTTTGGATTCCTGTTGATCTCCCTTGATTTCTTAGACCCCCCACCGAGTcgggaacttgatggtttggtgataGGTCGatgggatggccttcatgtcgtggatccatgGCCTGCCCATGATAATGTTGTAAGAGGAAGGacaatcaataacacaaaattttacctgttggttgacTCCCTGGGCATAGACGGGAAAAGTGACTTCTCCGAAGGGGGTTTTTGCTTCGCCAATGAATCCTATCAGAACCGTAGATTTCTTAACGACGTCGGTGTCTGGGTTCAACCCCATCTCCTTGAGGGCATCTAGCATCATAACGTTGGTGGAGCTACCGTTGTCGACAAGGACCCGTTTGATCATACAATTCCCAACGGGAATAGATATTACCAGACCGTCATGATGTTTGTCAGGGATGTCACCTGCATCGAATTCGTCAAAGGATATAGGGGTCAGATGTTTCGCGGCCACTGCCCTTGCTGGTCTGTCGATCTCATTCTCTCGAGCATGCCTTTTTGCTGCAGAATAAGTCAAACCAAAAATGTCCGAGCCTTCAGCAATAAAAtttacagttttagtatgagggggagctggaggaggtcgagatggagaATTGGAGTTGTCTTTGTTGACGAGGCCTCGACCTTTTTTAGACATGACGTCTTTGAGGTATCCGTTCTTTAGTAGGTAGGAAACTTCTCTCCTCAAAGCTACGCATTCATTGGTGGTGTGAtcgatgtcggcatggaaatcGCACCACTTCGAGGGATCCTTCTTTGAGTCGAGTTTTCTGGACTTCGGCGGCcattgcactgctttccccatcttcgagagatggttca contains these protein-coding regions:
- the LOC130467271 gene encoding uncharacterized protein — translated: MGKAVQWPPKSRKLDSKKDPSKWCDFHADIDHTTNECVALRREVSYLLKNGYLKDVMSKKGRGLVNKDNSNSPSRPPPAPPHTKTVNFIAEGSDIFGLTYSAAKRHARENEIDRPARAVAAKHLTPISFDEFDAGDIPDKHHDGLVISIPVGNCMIKRVLVDNGSSTNVMMLDALKEMGLNPDTDVVKKSTVLIGFIGEAKTPFGEVTFPVYAQGVNQQTATGVPELEAIQARVSKSPKEQHTLQIECSSYSQEKLQTHGYEFLYKHKRNSSMF